In one window of Tripterygium wilfordii isolate XIE 37 chromosome 1, ASM1340144v1, whole genome shotgun sequence DNA:
- the LOC120002901 gene encoding monosaccharide-sensing protein 2-like, producing the protein MRGAVLVALVATVGNLLQGWDSSTVAGSVLYIKREFNLQTQPAIEGLIIAMSLIGATFITTFSGPVSDFLGRRPMLIMSSVLYFLSGLTMLWAPNVYVVLLGRLIDGFGIGLAITLIPVYISEIAPPDIRGQLGTLTQLMSSGGMLLSYCMVFGMSLMHSPSWRLMGGFITVPALIYFVFTVFYLPESPRWLVSKGRTIEAKQILQRLLGKEDVSGEMAMLVEGLEVGNHTRIEEYIITPAYELTDDHETTTEKDQIKLYGLEEGKSWIAKPVSGQSRQGSSAYRSLPLMDPLINIFESMHENLSTAGSMQSTTNSISSVSGNLGQTDCWDLEKQIKDTDHQDCVYAPGKIDSDYNIRTPFLPRQGSDTETDRSHSVEATVVGGGWQLAWKWSENEGEDGKRKERLQKVYLHRESTLASLPLGSSISISGDDLHKGHEVLQAAALVSQSAFRPKDPSNHPPIGPPVVQPLDIAASRPSWTDLFEPGVRWALIVGVGLQVLQQISGINAVLYYAPQILKQAGVAVILSNLGLGTDSASLLISACTTLLMLPCIATSMRLMDVSGRRSILLATIPILVVSLAVLIISNTVSMGAMVNAIISTASVVVYSSCFVMGFGVIPNMLCAEIFPTCIRGVCIALCALTSWIGNMIITYTFPIMLNTLGLAGVCSIYTVGCILSWIFVFLRVPETKGTPLEVIPELFAAGAATAPRSS; encoded by the exons ATGAGGGGAGCTGTGCTCGTGGCACTGGTTGCAACCGTTGGAAACTTGTTACAAGGATGGGACAGTTCAACCGTCGCAG GGTCCGTTCTCTACATCAAAAGAGAATTCAATCTGCAGACTCAACCAGCAATCGAAGGCCTAATTATAGCCATGTCACTGATTGGGGCTACATTTATCACTACATTTTCTGGCCCTGTATCAGATTTCCTGGGACGAAGGCCAATGCTGATAATGTCATCAGTTCTCTACTTTCTTAGTGGTCTTACAATGTTATGGGCTCCTAATGTTTATGTTGTACTTTTGGGAAGATTAATTGATGGATTTGGGATTGGATTAGCTATCACTCTCATTCCAGTCTATATATCAGAGATAGCCCCTCCTGATATCAGGGGGCAATTGGGTACGCTTACACAGTTGATGAGTTCAGGAGGGATGCTCTTGTCATATTGTATGGTGTTTGGAATGTCGTTGATGCATTCACCGAGCTGGAGGCTGATGGGGGGCTTTATTACTGTCCCAGCACTCATTTATTTTGTATTCACGGTGTTTTATTTGCCTGAATCTCCAAGGTGGCTTGTGAGTAAAGGGAGAACAATAGAGGCCAAGCAGATTTTGCAAAGACTTCTTGGCAAGGAAGATGTTTCAG GTGAAATGGCTATGCTAGTTGAAGGGCTTGAAGTTGGGAACCATACTCGTATTGAGGAGTACATAATTACTCCGGCATATGAGCTTACTGATGACCATGAGACCACCACTGAGAAAGATCAAATCAAATTGTATGGCCTTGAGGAGGGCAAGTCATGGATTGCCAAACCTGTCTCTGGACAAAGTCGTCAGGGGAGCTCTGCATACAGGAGCCTGCCTCTTATGGATCCTCTGATCAATATCTTCGAAAGTATGCATGAGAATCTTTCTACAGCAGGAAGCATGCAAAGCACTACGAATAGCATTTCTAGTGTCTCGGGAAATCTAGGGCAAACTGATTGTTGGGAtttagagaaacaaataaaGGACACAGATCATCAGGACTGTGTATATGCTCCGGGTAAGATTGATTCTGATTACAATATCCGAACCCCATTCCTCCCTCGTCAAGGGAGTGACACGGAGACGGATAGATCTCATTCTGTAGAAGCCACTGTTGTTGGGGGTGGCTGGCAATTGGCATGGAAATGGTCAGAGAATGAAGGTGAAGATGGGAAGAGGAAAGAAAGACTTCAAAAGGTATATTTGCACCGTGAGAGTACCCTTGCATCTCTGCCTTTAGGATCTTCCATTTCAATTTCTGGTGACGATCTTCATAAAGGTCATGAAGTCCTTCAGGCTGCTGCTTTGGTTAGCCAGTCTGCCTTTCGTCCTAAGGATCCAAGTAATCATCCTCCAATTGGACCACCAGTTGTTCAACCATTGGATATTGCTGCCTCAAGGCCAAGCTGGACTGATCTTTTCGAACCAGGAGTTAGATGGGCACTGATTGTTGGAGTAGGTCTTCAAGTACTTCAACAG ATTTCTGGGATAAATGCGGTTCTCTATTATGCTCCTCAGATTCTTAAACAAGCAGGTGTAGCAGTTATTTTATCAAATTTGGGATTGGGGACAGATTCAGCTTCTCTTCTGATAAGTGCTTGCACAACATTGTTGATGCTTCCTTGCATTGCCACTTCCATGAGACTAATGGATGTCTCTGGTAGAAG GTCGATTCTGCTGGCTACAATTCCAATCTTGGTAGTGTCACTCGCTGTACTGATCATCTCCAACACGGTTAGCATGGGCGCCATGGTGAATGCTATAATTTCAACTGCCAGTGTTGTGGTATACTCAAGCTGCTTTGTGATGGGCTTTGGAGTCATTCCTAACATGCTGTGTGCTGAGATATTTCCCACCTGCATTCGTGGAGTCTGCATAGCCTTATGTGCCCTCACCTCTTGGATAGGAAATATGATCATCACCTACACATTTCCTATTATGCTCAACACTCTCGGCCTCGCCGGTGTCTGCTCAATCTATACTGTCGGATGCATCTTGTCttggatttttgttttcttgagagTCCCCGAGACTAAAGGCACGCCTCTGGAAGTCATTCCGGAGTTATTTGCAGCAGGGGCAGCCACAGCTCCCAGGAGTAGCTGA